A DNA window from Streptomyces sp. 71268 contains the following coding sequences:
- the hrpB gene encoding ATP-dependent helicase HrpB, with product MTIRTDVLDRLPVRGAVPALWDALEAHGTAVLCAPPGTGKTTLVPLALAGLLRPGGPVRRVVVAEPRRIAARAAARRMAWLLGEEVGERVGFTVRGERRVGRRTVVEVVTTGVLLQRLQRDQELAGVAVVMLDECHERHLDADTAAAFLLDVRATLRPDLWLVAASATTDAEGWSALLGGAGAGSTAPVGGTRTGGAPGPADDGFAVPSIATGDAGVDGGAASDPDGAARGAADGVHGVGGTGAPVVTAHGTAHPVDVVWAPPERAVRPAHGMRVDPVLLDHVAAVVRRALRERDGDVLCFLPGVGEISRVAGQLGGGERLGAEVLQVHGRAPAAVQDAVLAGGTGRRRVVLATSVAESSLTVPGVRVVVDAGLAREPRTDHARGLGALTTVRASRAAARQRAGRAGREAPGVVYRCWSEADDARLPRWPAPEIAVADLASFALHCACWGDPDASGLALLDPPPGGAMAAAREVLVAIGATDDAGRVTERGARMARLGLHPRLARALFDGAREVGPRPAAEVVALLSEEPPREYGDDLSAALRAARRGGDAYAGRWRTEARRLAGALREVRDDGVGAGGGGTGGETPWGGAGQGAGSDDAVAGLVAALAFPERVARARGGGALLMASGTGAELAAGSGLREAEWLAIAVADRPVAAASARVRLAAVIDEETARTAAGTLHTTADEVGWSVERGDLVVRRVERLGRIELRSKPLAEPDPERVRAGLLDGLRGEGLGLLRWSADARSLRQRMAFAHRVLGEPWPDVSDTALLDRADEWLAGVLDRARGRADLGRVDAGQALSRLLPWATGDAARFAELVPERIEVPSGSRIRVDYAQEQPVLAVKLQELFGWQETPRIADGRVPVVVHLLSPAGRPAAVTADLASFWREGYRSVRAELRGRYPKHPWPEDPTAAEPTRHTAARARRG from the coding sequence GTGACGATCCGTACTGACGTGCTCGACCGCCTGCCCGTCCGCGGCGCCGTGCCCGCGCTGTGGGACGCCCTGGAGGCACACGGGACCGCCGTGCTGTGCGCGCCCCCCGGCACGGGGAAGACGACGCTGGTCCCGCTCGCCCTGGCCGGTCTGCTGCGCCCCGGTGGTCCGGTGCGGCGGGTGGTGGTGGCCGAGCCACGGCGGATCGCGGCCCGGGCGGCGGCGCGCCGGATGGCCTGGCTGCTGGGCGAGGAGGTCGGTGAGCGGGTCGGCTTCACGGTGCGTGGCGAGCGGCGGGTCGGGCGGCGGACCGTGGTCGAGGTGGTGACCACCGGCGTGCTTCTGCAAAGACTGCAACGCGATCAGGAGCTGGCCGGCGTGGCCGTCGTGATGCTGGACGAGTGCCACGAGCGGCACCTGGACGCGGACACCGCCGCCGCGTTCCTGCTCGACGTACGGGCCACGCTGCGGCCCGATTTGTGGCTGGTGGCGGCCTCGGCGACGACGGACGCGGAGGGCTGGTCCGCGCTGCTCGGCGGGGCCGGCGCCGGCTCGACCGCGCCGGTGGGCGGTACGCGGACCGGCGGCGCTCCGGGGCCGGCCGATGACGGGTTCGCCGTCCCCTCCATCGCGACGGGGGACGCCGGGGTGGACGGGGGTGCGGCGAGCGACCCGGACGGCGCGGCGCGGGGCGCGGCGGACGGGGTTCATGGCGTGGGGGGCACCGGTGCGCCCGTCGTGACCGCGCACGGCACGGCCCATCCCGTGGACGTGGTGTGGGCGCCGCCGGAGCGGGCCGTGCGGCCGGCGCACGGCATGCGGGTCGATCCGGTGCTCCTGGACCACGTCGCGGCCGTGGTGCGGCGGGCCCTGCGGGAGCGGGACGGTGACGTGCTCTGTTTCCTGCCGGGGGTCGGGGAGATCAGCCGGGTGGCCGGGCAGCTCGGGGGCGGGGAACGGCTGGGTGCCGAGGTCCTGCAGGTGCACGGGCGAGCGCCGGCGGCGGTGCAGGACGCGGTGTTGGCGGGTGGCACCGGCCGGCGCCGGGTGGTCCTGGCCACCTCGGTCGCTGAGTCGAGCCTGACGGTTCCGGGGGTGCGGGTGGTGGTGGACGCGGGGCTGGCGCGGGAGCCGCGCACCGACCACGCGCGGGGGCTCGGCGCGCTCACGACCGTACGGGCGTCCCGGGCCGCGGCGCGACAGCGGGCTGGCCGGGCGGGGCGTGAGGCGCCCGGTGTGGTGTACCGCTGCTGGTCAGAGGCGGACGACGCGCGGTTGCCGCGCTGGCCGGCGCCGGAGATCGCGGTGGCCGACCTGGCGTCGTTCGCCCTGCACTGCGCGTGCTGGGGCGACCCCGACGCCTCGGGCCTCGCGCTGCTCGACCCGCCACCGGGCGGTGCCATGGCCGCCGCCCGGGAGGTGCTGGTGGCGATCGGCGCCACCGACGACGCGGGCAGGGTGACGGAGCGCGGGGCGCGCATGGCGAGGCTGGGGCTGCACCCCCGACTGGCGCGGGCGCTCTTCGACGGCGCGCGCGAGGTGGGTCCGCGCCCGGCGGCCGAGGTGGTGGCCCTGTTGAGCGAGGAGCCGCCACGGGAGTACGGGGACGATCTGAGCGCCGCCCTGCGCGCCGCGCGGCGCGGTGGCGATGCCTACGCCGGGCGCTGGCGCACGGAGGCCCGCCGGTTGGCGGGGGCGTTGCGCGAGGTGCGGGACGACGGTGTGGGCGCGGGAGGCGGCGGTACGGGGGGAGAGACCCCGTGGGGTGGCGCCGGGCAGGGGGCGGGTTCCGACGACGCGGTGGCCGGGCTGGTCGCCGCGTTGGCCTTCCCCGAGCGGGTGGCCCGGGCGCGTGGTGGCGGCGCGCTGTTGATGGCGTCGGGCACGGGTGCGGAGTTGGCGGCCGGGTCCGGGTTGCGGGAGGCGGAGTGGTTGGCCATCGCGGTGGCCGACCGGCCGGTCGCCGCCGCGTCGGCGCGGGTGCGGCTCGCGGCGGTGATCGACGAGGAGACGGCGCGGACGGCGGCGGGCACCCTCCACACCACCGCCGACGAGGTCGGCTGGTCCGTCGAGCGCGGCGATCTGGTGGTCCGTCGGGTCGAGCGGCTGGGCCGTATCGAGTTGCGGAGCAAGCCGCTCGCGGAGCCCGACCCGGAGCGCGTGCGGGCCGGGCTGCTCGACGGGCTGCGCGGCGAGGGGCTCGGGCTGTTGCGCTGGTCGGCCGATGCCCGCTCGCTCCGGCAGCGGATGGCCTTCGCCCACCGGGTGCTGGGCGAGCCGTGGCCCGACGTGAGCGATACGGCGTTGCTCGACCGGGCCGACGAGTGGCTGGCCGGCGTGCTCGATCGCGCCCGTGGCCGGGCTGACCTGGGGCGGGTGGACGCGGGGCAGGCGTTGAGCCGGCTGCTGCCGTGGGCCACGGGGGACGCGGCGCGGTTCGCCGAGTTGGTGCCGGAGCGGATCGAGGTGCCGAGCGGTTCGCGGATACGGGTGGACTACGCGCAGGAGCAGCCGGTGCTCGCGGTGAAGCTCCAGGAGTTGTTCGGCTGGCAGGAGACGCCCCGGATCGCCGACGGGCGGGTGCCCGTCGTCGTCCATCTCCTCTCGCCGGCCGGCCGCCCGGCAGCGGTCACCGCCGATCTGGCGTCGTTCTGGCGCGAGGGCTATCGCTCCGTACGGGCCGAGTTGCGCGGCCGGTATCCGAAGCACCCCTGGCCGGAGGACCCGACGGCGGCCGAACCCACCCGGCACACCGCGGCACGCGCGCGGCGGGGTTAG
- a CDS encoding methyltransferase domain-containing protein: MSQDRRPSDAPDASKAPESGPPGPSPAPLLAPARAGAGVARDAVDEALAAARESADEDDVTATRRRAGDDESNRASRGWWDRNADEYQDEHGAFLGDDRFVWGPEGLDEEEAGLLGPVAGLRGRRVLEIGAGAAQCSRWLAARGARPVALDLSHRQLQHALRIADGASPAASVPLVQAEAGSLPFADGSFDLACSAYGAVPFVADPVRVMREVRRVLRPGGRWVFSVTHPIRWAFPDEPGPEGLSVAASYFDRTPYVEQDAAGHAVYVEHHRTLGDRVRDVVSGGFRLVDLVEPEWPHWNTQEWGGWSPLRGRLIPGTAIFVCERD; encoded by the coding sequence ATGAGCCAAGACCGCCGGCCGAGCGACGCGCCCGACGCCTCTAAAGCCCCCGAAAGCGGCCCACCCGGCCCGTCCCCCGCGCCTCTTCTCGCCCCCGCGCGCGCCGGGGCCGGCGTCGCGCGGGACGCCGTGGACGAGGCGCTGGCCGCCGCGCGAGAGAGCGCGGACGAGGACGACGTCACCGCCACCCGACGCCGCGCCGGGGACGACGAGAGCAACCGGGCCAGCCGGGGCTGGTGGGACCGTAACGCCGACGAGTACCAGGACGAACACGGTGCGTTTCTCGGCGACGACCGGTTCGTCTGGGGCCCGGAGGGCCTGGACGAGGAGGAGGCCGGGCTGCTCGGTCCGGTCGCGGGGCTCAGGGGACGCAGGGTGCTGGAGATCGGGGCCGGGGCGGCGCAGTGTTCGCGCTGGCTCGCGGCGCGGGGCGCCCGGCCGGTCGCGCTCGACCTCTCGCACCGCCAGCTCCAGCACGCGCTGCGGATCGCGGACGGGGCCTCCCCGGCCGCGTCGGTGCCGCTGGTGCAGGCCGAGGCGGGGTCGCTGCCCTTCGCCGACGGCAGCTTCGACCTGGCGTGTTCGGCGTACGGGGCGGTCCCTTTCGTGGCCGACCCGGTGCGGGTGATGCGTGAGGTGCGGCGCGTGCTGCGGCCCGGCGGGCGCTGGGTGTTCTCGGTGACGCACCCGATCCGCTGGGCCTTTCCCGACGAGCCGGGCCCGGAGGGGCTCTCGGTCGCGGCCTCCTACTTCGACCGCACGCCCTACGTCGAGCAGGACGCGGCCGGACACGCCGTCTACGTCGAGCACCACCGGACGCTCGGCGACCGGGTCAGGGACGTGGTCAGCGGCGGCTTCCGGCTCGTGGACCTCGTCGAGCCCGAGTGGCCGCACTGGAACACGCAGGAGTGGGGCGGCTGGTCTCCGCTGCGCGGCCGGCTCATCCCCGGCACCGCGATCTTCGTGTGCGAGCGGGACTGA
- the rpsA gene encoding 30S ribosomal protein S1 has product MTSSTETTATTPQVAVNDIGNEEAFLAAIDETIKYFNDGDIVDGVIVKVDRDEVLLDIGYKTEGVIPSRELSIKHDVDPNEVVAVGDEIEALVLQKEDKEGRLILSKKRAQYERAWGTIEKIKEEDGIVTGTVIEVVKGGLILDIGLRGFLPASLVEMRRVRDLQPYVGKELEAKIIELDKNRNNVVLSRRAWLEQTQSEVRQTFLTTLQKGQVRSGVVSSIVNFGAFVDLGGVDGLVHVSELSWKHIDHPSEVVEVGQEVTVEVLDVDMDRERVSLSLKATQEDPWQQFARTHQIGQVVPGKVTKLVPFGAFVRVDEGIEGLVHISELAERHVEIPEQVVQVNDEIFVKVIDIDLERRRISLSLKQANESFGADPASVEFDPTLYGMAASYDDQGNYIYPEGFDPEANDWLPGYEKQREEWEGQYATAQSRFEQHQAQVIKSREADEQAAAEGAAAPAAGGASGGGNVSGGSYSSESDDTSGALASDEALAALREKLAGGQS; this is encoded by the coding sequence ATGACGAGCAGCACCGAGACCACCGCCACCACCCCGCAGGTAGCGGTCAACGACATCGGTAACGAGGAAGCCTTCCTCGCCGCGATCGACGAGACGATCAAGTACTTCAACGACGGCGACATCGTCGACGGCGTCATCGTGAAGGTCGACCGGGACGAGGTCCTGCTCGACATCGGTTACAAGACCGAAGGTGTCATCCCGAGCCGCGAGCTCTCGATCAAGCACGACGTCGACCCCAACGAGGTCGTCGCCGTCGGTGACGAGATCGAGGCCCTTGTTCTCCAGAAGGAGGACAAGGAAGGCCGCCTGATCCTCTCGAAGAAGCGCGCCCAGTACGAGCGTGCCTGGGGCACCATCGAGAAGATCAAGGAAGAGGACGGCATCGTCACCGGTACCGTCATCGAGGTCGTCAAGGGTGGTCTCATCCTCGACATCGGCCTCCGTGGCTTCCTGCCGGCCTCCCTCGTGGAGATGCGCCGCGTCCGCGACCTCCAGCCCTACGTGGGCAAGGAGCTTGAGGCCAAGATCATCGAGCTGGACAAGAACCGCAACAACGTGGTCCTGTCCCGCCGTGCCTGGCTGGAGCAGACCCAGAGCGAGGTCCGTCAGACCTTCCTCACCACCCTGCAGAAGGGCCAGGTGCGCTCGGGCGTCGTCTCCTCCATCGTCAACTTCGGTGCCTTCGTGGACCTGGGTGGCGTGGACGGCCTCGTGCACGTCTCCGAGCTCTCCTGGAAGCACATCGACCACCCCTCCGAGGTCGTCGAGGTCGGCCAGGAGGTCACGGTCGAGGTCCTCGACGTCGACATGGACCGCGAGCGCGTCTCCCTGTCGCTCAAGGCGACCCAGGAAGACCCGTGGCAGCAGTTCGCCCGGACCCACCAGATCGGGCAGGTCGTCCCCGGTAAGGTCACCAAGCTCGTTCCGTTCGGCGCGTTCGTCCGCGTCGACGAGGGCATCGAGGGCCTGGTGCACATCTCCGAGCTGGCCGAGCGCCACGTGGAGATCCCGGAGCAGGTCGTCCAGGTCAACGACGAGATCTTCGTCAAGGTCATCGACATCGACCTGGAGCGCCGCCGCATCAGCCTCTCGCTGAAGCAGGCCAACGAGTCCTTCGGTGCCGACCCGGCCTCGGTCGAGTTCGACCCGACGCTGTACGGCATGGCCGCCTCGTACGACGACCAGGGGAACTACATCTACCCCGAGGGCTTCGACCCCGAGGCCAACGACTGGCTGCCGGGCTACGAGAAGCAGCGTGAGGAGTGGGAGGGCCAGTACGCCACGGCCCAGTCCCGCTTCGAGCAGCACCAGGCGCAGGTCATCAAGTCCCGCGAGGCCGACGAGCAGGCCGCTGCCGAGGGCGCTGCCGCTCCGGCGGCCGGCGGTGCGAGCGGCGGGGGCAACGTCTCCGGCGGTTCGTACTCCTCCGAGTCGGACGACACCTCCGGTGCCCTGGCCTCCGACGAGGCGCTGGCTGCCCTCCGCGAGAAGCTGGCGGGTGGGCAGAGCTGA
- a CDS encoding right-handed parallel beta-helix repeat-containing protein has product MRTRPARSSRPRRSRGPLALSTTALACGGLLAAGPVPQGPAHATPVHPTATTPVSSAQQLKDALAVAKPGDTIKLADGTYRGNFKTTRAGGRDSPITLIGSAKAVLTAGGGYGLHLNGADGWSLRGFTVTGGQKGIVLDEADDVHIDGVTVHDLDMEGVHWRKSSSDGSIKNSTIRNTGTNGRGMGEGIYVGSAGGTSDRSDNILIENNTLGPGIGGENIDVKEGTTGARIIGNTFDGGGLTGANYDDSWVDIKGNDVLVENNVGKRTTNDGYQTHEVQDGWGCRATFRGNKSDLTGSTGPDRYAIHVTNYDARSCPVTITRDNTVSGGRGLTNPGVPVRD; this is encoded by the coding sequence ATGCGCACTCGCCCCGCCCGATCCAGCCGCCCCCGCCGCTCGCGCGGCCCGCTCGCGCTGTCCACCACGGCGCTCGCCTGCGGTGGGCTGCTGGCCGCGGGACCCGTTCCCCAGGGCCCCGCACACGCCACGCCCGTCCACCCGACCGCGACCACCCCCGTCTCCTCCGCCCAGCAGCTCAAGGACGCGCTCGCCGTCGCCAAGCCGGGCGACACCATCAAGCTGGCCGACGGCACCTACCGCGGGAACTTCAAGACCACCCGCGCCGGCGGTCGTGACTCCCCCATCACCCTGATCGGCTCGGCCAAGGCCGTCCTGACCGCAGGCGGCGGCTACGGCCTGCACCTGAACGGGGCCGACGGCTGGAGCCTGCGCGGTTTCACGGTCACCGGTGGCCAGAAGGGCATCGTCCTGGACGAGGCCGACGACGTGCACATCGACGGCGTCACCGTGCACGACCTCGACATGGAGGGGGTGCACTGGCGCAAGTCCAGCTCCGACGGCTCGATCAAGAATTCCACGATCCGGAACACCGGCACCAACGGTCGCGGCATGGGCGAAGGCATCTACGTGGGCAGCGCCGGCGGCACCTCGGACAGGAGTGACAACATCCTGATCGAGAACAACACCCTGGGCCCGGGCATCGGCGGCGAGAACATCGACGTGAAGGAAGGCACCACCGGCGCCCGGATCATCGGCAACACCTTCGACGGCGGCGGCCTGACCGGCGCGAACTACGACGACTCGTGGGTGGACATCAAGGGGAACGACGTTCTCGTCGAGAACAACGTCGGCAAGCGCACCACCAACGACGGCTACCAGACGCACGAGGTACAGGACGGCTGGGGCTGTCGCGCCACGTTCCGCGGCAACAAGTCCGACCTCACCGGGTCCACCGGGCCCGACCGGTACGCCATCCACGTGACCAACTACGACGCGCGAAGCTGCCCCGTCACGATCACCCGCGACAACACCGTCTCCGGCGGCAGGGGCCTGACCAATCCCGGCGTCCCCGTGCGCGACTGA
- a CDS encoding PAC2 family protein has translation MLEPQDLYAWEPSGLAAVDAITSRDSAGLVLLYHFDGYIDAGETGAQIVEKLLKGLPHQVVARFDHDRLVDYRARRPLLTFERDRWTAYETPVIELHLVRDATGAPFLLLSGPEPDVEWERFAAAVRQVVERLGVRLTVNFHGIPMGVPHTRPVGLTPHGNRVDLTPGYQGLFDEAQVPGSAESLIEFRLGEAGHDVLGVAAHVPHYVARSPYPDAALTALEAVTAATGLVLPGVAHSLRTAALRTQEEIERQISEGDEELVSLVRGLEHQYDAIAGAETRGSLVAEPAELPSAEELGAELEQFLAERAKRDGDV, from the coding sequence GTGTTGGAACCCCAGGACTTGTACGCATGGGAGCCGAGCGGGCTCGCGGCGGTTGACGCGATAACGTCGCGCGACTCGGCCGGGCTGGTGCTGCTCTACCACTTCGACGGCTACATCGACGCGGGTGAGACCGGCGCGCAGATCGTGGAGAAGCTGCTGAAGGGCCTGCCACACCAGGTCGTCGCGCGCTTCGACCACGACCGGCTCGTGGACTACCGGGCCAGGCGTCCGCTGCTCACCTTCGAGCGCGACCGCTGGACGGCCTACGAGACGCCCGTGATCGAACTCCACCTCGTACGCGACGCCACCGGCGCGCCCTTCCTGCTGCTGTCGGGCCCGGAGCCGGACGTGGAGTGGGAGCGCTTCGCTGCGGCCGTGCGCCAGGTCGTGGAGCGGCTCGGCGTACGACTCACGGTCAACTTCCACGGCATACCCATGGGCGTGCCGCACACCCGGCCGGTCGGGCTGACGCCGCACGGCAACCGGGTCGACCTGACGCCGGGCTACCAGGGTCTGTTCGACGAGGCCCAGGTGCCGGGCAGCGCGGAGTCGCTCATCGAGTTCCGGCTTGGCGAGGCCGGGCACGACGTGCTCGGCGTGGCGGCACACGTACCGCACTACGTGGCCAGGTCGCCCTACCCGGACGCGGCGTTGACGGCGCTTGAGGCGGTCACCGCGGCAACGGGGCTCGTGCTGCCCGGAGTCGCCCACTCCCTGCGTACCGCCGCCCTCCGTACCCAGGAGGAGATCGAACGACAGATCTCCGAGGGTGACGAGGAGTTGGTGTCCCTGGTGCGCGGCCTGGAGCACCAGTACGACGCGATAGCCGGCGCCGAGACGCGCGGCAGCCTCGTGGCCGAGCCCGCCGAGCTGCCGTCGGCGGAGGAACTCGGGGCGGAGCTGGAGCAGTTCCTCGCCGAGCGCGCGAAGCGCGACGGCGACGTCTGA
- the coaE gene encoding dephospho-CoA kinase, translating to MLKLGLTGGIGAGKSEVTRLLASYGAVVIDSDRIAREVVEPGTPGLAAVVAEFGEEILDAEGRLDRPKLGSIVFADPQRLAALNAIVHPLVRDRSAELESEAGADSIVVHDVPLLTENGLAPLFDLVLVVDASPRTQLDRLVRLRGMTEEEARSRMAAQATREQRKAVADLVVDNDGPLEALEPQVRKVWEQLRERAASA from the coding sequence ATGCTGAAGCTGGGGCTCACGGGCGGAATCGGTGCGGGCAAGAGCGAGGTGACGCGGTTGCTCGCCTCCTACGGAGCGGTCGTGATCGACTCCGACAGGATCGCGCGCGAGGTGGTGGAGCCGGGGACTCCCGGACTGGCCGCGGTGGTGGCGGAGTTCGGCGAGGAGATCCTGGATGCCGAGGGGCGGCTCGACCGGCCGAAGCTCGGCTCCATCGTCTTCGCCGATCCGCAACGACTGGCGGCGCTCAACGCGATCGTCCACCCGCTGGTGAGAGACCGCTCGGCCGAGCTGGAGAGTGAGGCGGGGGCTGATTCCATCGTCGTCCACGACGTGCCGCTGCTCACGGAGAACGGTCTGGCGCCCCTCTTCGACCTCGTGCTGGTCGTGGACGCCTCGCCGCGGACGCAGCTCGACCGGTTGGTGCGGCTGCGAGGCATGACCGAGGAAGAGGCTCGCTCCCGGATGGCGGCGCAGGCGACGCGGGAACAGCGGAAGGCGGTAGCCGACCTGGTCGTGGACAACGACGGTCCGCTGGAGGCACTGGAGCCACAGGTCAGGAAGGTGTGGGAGCAGCTCAGGGAGCGAGCGGCGTCCGCGTAG
- a CDS encoding DUF3592 domain-containing protein, translating into MAYGPASVVGLFAVVGGAVSLVAGLAGLRHVWRLRGGGVAAWALIKPAPQTPGPAGGHAAGERPVRSHIGERPRLQFTTEDERVIEVVCPVPPTRQQPLTVGKHVLVRYDPADPHTVVIHRRERLARDYGFAGAGLAWMFLGLLVLVFAP; encoded by the coding sequence ATGGCGTACGGGCCTGCCTCGGTGGTGGGACTGTTCGCGGTCGTCGGCGGCGCGGTGTCCCTGGTGGCCGGGCTGGCCGGCCTCCGGCACGTGTGGCGCCTGCGCGGCGGCGGGGTCGCGGCCTGGGCGCTGATCAAGCCAGCGCCCCAGACGCCCGGCCCGGCCGGCGGACACGCCGCGGGGGAGCGGCCGGTGCGGTCGCACATCGGGGAGAGGCCACGGTTGCAGTTCACCACGGAGGACGAGCGGGTCATCGAGGTCGTCTGCCCGGTGCCGCCGACCCGGCAGCAACCGTTGACCGTCGGCAAGCACGTCCTCGTCCGCTACGACCCGGCCGATCCGCACACGGTCGTCATCCACCGTCGGGAACGCCTCGCCCGGGACTACGGCTTCGCCGGTGCGGGACTGGCCTGGATGTTCCTTGGTCTGCTGGTCCTGGTGTTCGCCCCGTGA
- a CDS encoding tetratricopeptide repeat protein, with protein sequence MTRQHTPETHVIDYRAAEQLLAARDPRGAVKLLDSVISAHPDNTAARLLRARAFFLGAQLRAAELEFQHVLEREPDNAFAHFALGRTLERASRPDEATRHFRLAAALDPRPDFIAAARFGDAG encoded by the coding sequence GTGACCAGGCAGCACACGCCCGAGACGCATGTGATCGACTACCGCGCGGCGGAGCAGTTGCTCGCGGCGCGTGACCCGCGGGGTGCCGTGAAGCTGCTGGACTCCGTCATATCCGCGCACCCGGACAACACCGCGGCCCGACTCCTGCGGGCCCGGGCGTTCTTCCTCGGAGCCCAACTGCGAGCGGCTGAGCTGGAGTTCCAGCACGTCCTGGAGCGCGAGCCCGACAACGCCTTCGCGCACTTCGCGCTGGGGCGCACGCTGGAGCGCGCCAGCCGTCCGGACGAGGCCACGCGGCACTTCCGGCTGGCCGCGGCCCTCGACCCCCGCCCGGACTTCATCGCGGCGGCCCGGTTCGGGGACGCTGGCTAA
- a CDS encoding DUF6343 family protein: MLRTGDEPLHARSPLRLRLGLALWGLAWAVGGAVAFSSVGRPGWAAACAVVAALAVLDLGCVLRRLRQGPHYQPGRDVPPYEPLNGGAAGARHAYGGAGRRSRRRRAR; this comes from the coding sequence ATGCTCCGTACCGGCGACGAGCCACTGCACGCGCGCAGCCCACTGCGGCTGCGCCTCGGCCTGGCCCTGTGGGGTCTGGCCTGGGCCGTCGGTGGTGCCGTCGCCTTCAGCAGCGTCGGCAGGCCCGGCTGGGCCGCGGCCTGTGCCGTGGTCGCCGCCCTGGCCGTCCTCGATCTCGGCTGCGTCCTACGGCGCCTCCGGCAGGGGCCGCACTACCAACCCGGCCGCGACGTACCACCGTACGAACCCCTCAATGGCGGTGCCGCCGGAGCACGCCACGCGTACGGCGGTGCCGGCCGGCGCAGCCGTCGTCGCCGCGCGCGTTGA
- a CDS encoding S1 family peptidase, with product MRARPSAARASRPMWLGVLLAVCALLLAGAPPAAAVDRQTIVAGGDVVYAGSGGTCVVGFNAEKSGNPYGIVPGHCAETDTTWYADSARTIPIGRTEGAGFPASDYGLIRYTNTAVSFPGEIRVGTGKLVDITGAARPTVGHAMCHFGRVTLFGCGTVQSVNVSVNFPEGLVTGLFTSNACSERGDVGGPAFAGDKALGFIFHSNGGCRTAGRTYYKPIIPVLAEHGLVLR from the coding sequence ATGAGAGCTCGCCCCTCCGCCGCCCGCGCGTCGCGCCCGATGTGGTTAGGCGTACTACTCGCCGTGTGCGCGCTGCTTCTCGCCGGAGCCCCGCCCGCTGCCGCCGTGGACCGGCAGACCATCGTCGCGGGCGGGGACGTGGTCTATGCCGGTAGCGGCGGCACCTGCGTGGTGGGCTTCAACGCGGAGAAGAGCGGTAACCCGTACGGCATCGTTCCCGGACACTGCGCGGAGACGGACACCACCTGGTACGCGGACTCGGCGCGAACGATACCCATCGGGCGCACGGAGGGCGCGGGTTTCCCCGCCTCCGACTACGGCCTCATCCGCTACACCAACACGGCCGTCTCCTTCCCCGGCGAGATCCGGGTCGGCACGGGCAAGCTCGTGGACATCACCGGTGCCGCACGCCCCACCGTCGGGCACGCGATGTGTCACTTCGGGCGAGTGACCCTCTTCGGGTGCGGCACCGTGCAGTCGGTGAACGTCTCGGTGAACTTCCCCGAGGGGCTGGTGACCGGCCTGTTCACCTCCAACGCATGCTCGGAGCGTGGGGACGTGGGCGGCCCCGCGTTCGCCGGTGACAAGGCGTTGGGCTTCATCTTCCACTCCAACGGCGGTTGCCGAACCGCTGGCAGGACGTACTACAAGCCGATCATTCCGGTGCTGGCCGAGCACGGGCTGGTGCTGCGCTGA
- a CDS encoding type II toxin-antitoxin system PemK/MazF family toxin, giving the protein MTSALNAPHGSSENPGRLGPSATVEARPEQVGPVRTEYAPDPDGDPDPGEIVWTWVPYEENDGRGKDRPVLVVAREKAGTLLAVQLSSKRHDEDREWVPIGSGPWDSAGRQSWVDLDRVLRVHRDGMRREACALARPLFDRVVTRLRRRYGWR; this is encoded by the coding sequence ATGACGTCAGCGCTCAATGCCCCGCACGGCAGCTCCGAGAACCCCGGCCGGCTGGGGCCGTCGGCCACGGTCGAGGCCCGCCCAGAACAGGTCGGCCCGGTGCGCACCGAGTACGCCCCCGACCCGGACGGCGACCCGGACCCCGGGGAGATCGTGTGGACCTGGGTGCCGTACGAGGAGAACGACGGGCGGGGCAAGGACCGACCGGTGCTGGTCGTGGCGCGGGAGAAGGCCGGGACCCTGCTCGCCGTACAACTGTCGAGCAAGCGGCACGACGAGGACCGCGAGTGGGTGCCGATCGGGTCGGGCCCGTGGGACAGCGCGGGTAGGCAGTCGTGGGTGGACCTGGACCGGGTACTGCGCGTGCACCGCGACGGTATGCGCCGCGAGGCCTGCGCGCTCGCGCGTCCGCTCTTCGACCGGGTGGTGACCCGGCTGCGGCGACGCTACGGCTGGCGCTGA